Genomic DNA from Streptomyces sp. PCS3-D2:
GGCATCCGCACCGAACCGGAAGGCGACGCTTCCGTCAGCTGCGCGGAGGGCGGCGTCCGCACAGCCGGCGGTGGCGTCGTCCAGCTTCTTGCGTAGCCGTGCCGTCAGGTTTTCGACCGCCTCGGCGAGTACCTCGGGTGCGACGGGCGGCAGTGCGGTGCTCAACGGGACTCCCCACGGAGGCGGTCGCCCACCCAGCGGGCGAGGGCGAGAGGGCTGAGGGCGGCCACCGGCATACCGGCCGCGACGAGTTGCCGGGCGACCGGGACCGAGTAGCGGGGGTGGCCCGTGTCGTCGAGCGCGGCGCAGCCCATCAGGTGGGCACCGGAGGCGGCCAGCGCGCGGACCTCGCCGAGTAGGCCGCCGATCGGAGCGCCCTCCTCGAAGTCGCTGACCACGACGACGAGGGTGCGGCTGGGGACGGTGATCAGGGAGCGGGCGTGGGCGAGACCGGCGGCGATGTGGGTGCCGCCGCCGACGCGCACCTCCAGCAACAGCGACAGCGGGTCCTCGACCCGGTCGGTGAGGTCCACGACCTGGGTGGAAAAGGCGAGGAAGTGGGTGGACAGGGTGGGGACGCCACCCAGTACCGCCGCGGTCAGGGCCGACCAGATGACGGAGGCCTCCATGGAGCCGGACACGTCGACCACCAGGACAAGCCGCCAGTCGGCCTCGCGGCTCGCCCGGGTGCTGAAGACGGGCCGCTCCGGCACGACGACCACCGTGCCGTCGGCACGACGGCGGGCCTGTGCGAGGTTGGCGCGCAGGGTCCGGGCGAGGTCGAGCGCACCACCCGGGCGTCGGGTGGGACGGGGGGTGCTGAGCCCGGACAGGGACGGGCGCAGCCTGGTGGCGAGCTCTCGGGAGAGCTCGTCGACCAGCCTCTTCACCAGGGGCCGGAGACGGGCGAGTTGGGCCTCCGGCAGGCCGCCGGCGAGGGACAGTACGGAGCTCAGCAGTTCCACGGAGGGCCGTACGGCCGCCGGGTCGAGTTGGGCGAGCACGTCGGTGCGGCCCGCGTCGGCGGCACCGGCCAGGACTTCTTCCCGTACGTCGGCGCCGAACAGCGCTTCGAGCTCCTGCGACCATGCGCGGGCGGTCGGGAAGGAGGCCTCCTGGCCGCCGCCCCGGCCCGGCCCCCGGCCGGTGCCGAGGTCGCCGGCGCCTTCGCCGTGTCCCGTGCCGTACAGCTCGTCCAGTGCACGGGCATAACGGCGGGCGCCGGCGGGGAGCCGGTCGCGTTCGCGGCCGAGCAGCAGCCGCCAGCGGTCGGCCGGGGCGAGCCGGCGCTGCCCGGCGTCGGACCCGGAGGTCCGGACGGGCGGTGCGCCGAGGGCGGCCGAGTCCGCGGCCGGGACCGCGGGCAGGGCCGCGGCCGGGTCCCGCGGCGGGGGCAGCGGGAGGGCCTTGAGTGCGGCGAGGCCCGCGGCATCGGCGGCGGCCCAGAGGCCGAGCAGGGCGGGCGGGGCGTCGAGCGCGAGGTCCACGCGGTCGCCGAGACGTTCGGTGACCGTGTCCAGCAGCCGGTCGCGGGCAGCCGGGGCGAGGGCGTCGAAGCCCCCGCGCAGGGCTGGGAGCCGGTCGAGGAAGTCCTGGTCGGCGAGGTGGTCGACGCGGTCGAGGAGCGGCGTGAGGGCGGCCGGGGAGGACTGCAGCAACGGGCCTGCGGCGGTGAGGAGTCCGGCGAGCCGGCGGGACAGCGCGCGGCGGCTGTCGGCGGTTCCGGCGCCGTCGATCCACCCGGCGGCGCGGTCGCCGAGCGCCCCGGCCGGGTCGAGGTCGAGGAGCACCCGGACGGCCTGGGCCGCGCCCTGCATCAGCGGGGACGCGGAGGCGGCGAGGGCGGCGAGCGCGGCGTCCGTGCGCAGCCCCAGGTGATGGGCGGCGGCTCGGTCGGCGAGGGCCACGAGGGCGGCGGCGTCGGACGGCTGCTCGCTGCCGGCGAGGCCGGGCAGGGACCGCACGGCGGCGTCGAGGAGGTCGTCGGTGAGGGCGGCGCAAGCGGCGCGGGACGCGGCGGAGGTGCCGGGGAGGTGGCCGCGGTGCAGGGCTTCCAGGAGGTCGAGTGCGTCCAGGAGTTCGGGCAGGGCCGCCGTCTGCGGCAGGACGGTGGCCGCCTCGTGGAGGCGTACGTCGACCAGCTCGGGCAGATCGCACCGCGCGGCGGCGGCCAGACCGGTGAGGATCTGCGTCGGGGTCGGGCCGCCGTCGGCGGCGGCCCGGCGGGCGTCCTCGCCGAGCGTCCCCGCGGCCGCCTGGGCGGCGGTGACGCCGCGCACGCCGGTGAGGTCGAGCCGGGCCGGGACGGAAGGCGTCCAGGAGAGCCGCCATCTGGTGCCGAGGGCGGTGCCGTCCCCCGTGGCGGCGACGGTGAGGGGCTCTCCGTAGGCAGCCCCGCACACGAGGAGCCGCTGGAGGAGGACCTCGCGCCGGCCGTCGAGGGCGGAGCGGAGCGGGTCGAGGCGGATCTCGCGGGGCGCGGGATCCGCCGGGCACGGCAGGCGCAGCTCGGCGAGTTCGGCCTCGACGGAGGGGCCGAGGCCGGAGCGGGGGGCGTGCGGGGTGATCCGCCCGCGGCCGGTACCGACGAGCACGGCTTCGAGGGCCTGGGCCAGTGCCCGGCCGCGGCCGAGGGGTTCGCCCTGGCCGAGGACGGTGGTGACGGCCTCGACGAGTTCTCCGCGGCCGGGTGCGGGCAGCCCCCGCAGGACGGCGAGGTCGCAGGCGAGCCGCAGGGTCTCGGCGGCTTCGCCGGTCCCGGCGGTGTGTCCGGCCCGGCGGAGTTCCCGGCACAGGCCGGTGACGGCGTGCGAGGCTGCCTCCCTGAGCCGCTCGGGGTCGCCGCCGGCTTCGAGGACGGCCTGCTGCCAGAGCGGGTCGCGGATGCCGGCGGGGTAACCGGAGCGGGAGTCGAGCAGGTCGAAGGAGTACGGCACGAGGGAAGTGACGGCCGCTTCCCCGCCGCTCCCCCGCCCGGAGGCCTCGCCGACCGGGCCGCGGCCGGGGGTCGGGCGTCCGCCCGTCGCGGAGGGCCCTGCGGGAGGGGCGCCCGCGCCAGCGGCCGATCCCGGGCCGGTGCTGCCGCTCGGAGCGGTCCCCGAGCCGAGCGGCCCGGCGCCGCCGGGGGCGCCTTCCGTCCCGGTGGTGGAACCGGCTTCCGGGGCGGGTTCGCCCCCGGCGGCCGGCGCCGTGACGGCCGTGGAGTTGCCTTCGGGGCCGAGGAGGGCGGGGGCGTGGAAGGAGCCGATGACGGCGGCCACGCGCCGGCCGCCGGCGATGGCGCCGGCGATCACGGCGTGCATGTGGGCCTCGCGGGCGAGGTCCCGGGCAGGGACCGGGCCGTCCTCGCGCAGCGCCCAGCCGACGCCGAGCGCTGCGCGGCGTACGGCCTCCGGGCTGCAGCCCGGGGCGAGGACCTCGACGGCACGGTCCCACAGGTCGTCGCCGTCACGGCCCGTGCCCGCGGCGGTGAGGGCCGCGGCGAAACCGCCCGCGGGCCGCGGCGCGCCACCGGATTCCGCGGCCGTGTCCGTCCGGGTGGCCGTGCCCGTGGCCCGGACCGGGACCGTACGGGAGGCCGCGTTCGAGGTGGCGTCCGCCGCCCGGGGCGAAGCCTCGGGCACGGTGTCGGGCCGGTCTGCGGGTGAGGAGGGGTGCGGGACGGCGGGGCGGGGGGTCCAGCCGGGGTCGGACAGCGGGAGGTCGCAGCACAGGACGACCGCGCCCGAACGGCGGGCCCAGCGGATCGCCGCCAGTTCCGGGGAGAAGTCCGCGAACGGGTAGAAGGCCAGGCGTCCGTCCTCGCCGCTGCCCGCGAGGGCGACGGGCGCGACGGTCTCCGGGTCCGCCAGGTGCTCCACCCAGTTCTGGAAGTCCGCCGGGAGCTCGACGCAGACCGCGTCCGCGCCGGATGCGTCCAGCAGGGCCGGTACCACCGCGGCCAGCGCGGGGCTGTGGTGCCGTACCCCGATCAGGAAGGGAGCGCGGGCCGCGGCGAGCCCATCGACCGCGGTCCGGGGGTCGGTGTGCGTCAACGCAGGCTCCCGCGCAGGTCCCAGAGACGGCGCCACATCGCCGAGCCGTCCTCGGCCCGGCGCCGGACCGGGCCGTCCCAGTAGCCCAGCAGCCGTGCGTGGTCGGCGGGGTCGTCCTTGCGGACGACACCCAGCAGGTGCCCCGGCAGCAGGTCCAGCACGTCGCCGTCCGGCAGGTACGCGGCGGCGACCCCCAGGGAGGCCGCCACCTGCACGGCTTCGGCGGTGGACATGACCGTACCGGGGCGTTCCACGTCCCAGCCCTCGGCGGAACGTCCCGAGCGCAGGTCGCGGAAGACGGTGACGAGTGCGTCGAGCACCGCGTCGTCGACTCCGAAGGCGGCGCCGGCCCGCTGTACGGCGGCGACGGCCTGACGGCGGATCAGTACCGCCTCCGCGTCCGCGTCGGCGATCGGGGCGACGGTCTCGAAGTTGAACCGCCGCTTGAGGGCGGCGGACATCTCGGAGACGCCGCGGTCGCGCAGGTTGGCGGTCGCGATGACGGTGAAGCCGGGGGCCGCGCAGACCACCGCGTCCTCCGTGGCGGTCAGTTCGGGCACGCTGACCCGGCGGTCCGACAGGATCGAGACCAGGGCGTCCTGGACCTCAGGCAGGCAGCGGGTGATCTCCTCCACCCGGACCACGCGCCCGGTACGCATGGCGGAGAGGACCGGGGAGTCGACCAGGGCCTGGGGGGTGGGGCCCTGCGCGAGCAGCAGCGCGTAGTTCCAGCCGTAACGGAAGGCGTCCTCGGTCGTGCCCGCGGTGCCCTGGACGGTGAGGGAACTGGTGCCGCAGACGGCGGCCGCGAGCAGTTCGGAGAGCATCGACTTGGCGGTGCCGGGCTCGCCCGTGAGGAGAAGTCCGCGCTCCCCGGCGAGGGTCACCACGCAGCGTTCCACCAGGGCGCGTTCACCGACGAACTTGGGCGTCACGGTGAGCTTGGCCGGGAGGCCGGCCCGGCGCCCGGGCAGGGTCAGTTCGGTTCCGTCGCTGCCGCAGACGAAGGTGACGACGGCGCGCGGGGTGAGTGCCCAGCCGGGCGGCCGGGGGCCGGAGTCGTGGGCGGCGAGGAAGGCGAGCTCGGCGGCATGGCGCTCCTCGGCGGGCAGCACCTGCCGGGCGGCGGGGGCGGATGGGGCGTTGACGGTCATCGGGTTTCCTCTGCACGGGTACGAAAGGGGTGGTGCGGTGCCGGCGGGGCCCACCGGCGTCCGGTGGGCCCCGCCGGCACCGGGGGTTCCGGGCCGGTCGGGTCAGCGGCGGCGGGTACGGGTGCGCTTCACCTTGAGCTCCTGCAGGCGCGGGACGTCGCCCTCACGGACCCGCCGCCAGGCCCGGCGGTAGAGCGCCGCGGCCGGTTCGGCGGGTGCCAGTACGCCCAGGAGCGGCCGGCCGGCGGGGGTGAGGTCGTACATCGGGAGCTTCCACTGCTCCACCGGCAGGGCCGGGGAGGCCAGGTCGGTCCAGGCGCCGGGCAGGAACAGCGAGCGTCCGGCGCGGCTGCGGTCGGCGGACACCACCAGGTCGGTGGCGGCCAGTTCGGCTCGGGCGGCCTTGAGCCGGGCCGGCTTCCAGCCCGTCCACCGGGCGGTGTTGCGGTCGGTCGGGTCGGGCATGGCGAGCAGGGCCAGGTACAGGGCGGCCGCGTCCGCGCCCAGTCCGTACGCGGCGCGGACCTCCTCCACCAGCTCGGGCACCGAGCGGCTCGGGTCCTGCGGCCACCAGGTGCCGGCCGTGTCGGTCTCGCCGGCCGCGGGCGCGCCGGGGTCGGCGAGGAGTGCCGCGAAGCGCGGGTCGTGGGCGGTCCGCAGGGCCGTCTCGGCCGCGGTGGGCTGCTGGTCCTCGCCGCGCAGTGCCGGCAGGTGGGGGTCGGAGCCGGTGGAGTCCAGCAGCGCCGTCCGTACCGCGGGCCTGGGCTGGTCGTCGTGGGTGGCCATGACGACCGCGCCGTAGCGCTCGTAGCCCTCGCCGGTCTCGGTCGGGGCGCCGGCGACCTTCCGGAAGTGCGGAAGGCTCGTGTAGTGCGCGATCTCCAGGAGCAGTTCGGGCGAGGCGAGGCGCTGCCGTACGGCGGTCAGTGCGGGCGGCAGGACCGCCCGCACCGGGTCGCCGGCGGGCAGCCGGTGGGCCAGCCACGCGCTCATGGCCAGGGTCGCCATCAGGACCTGCGCGTCGAAGGGGTCGGTGGCGGCGACGGCGGGCTCCACGTGGTCGCCCTTGACGATCCACGGCACGTCGACGGAGAGCTCGCGCGCGGCGTCGGGGGCGAGCAGCGCCGCCAGCACGCGGTGGGCGGGCCGTCCGCCGCGGACGGCGCGTGCCGCCTCGGTGGCCAGCCAGTCGGGGACGGGGGTACGGCGGCCGACGTGCCGGTTCCACACCTCCGCGGCGGCGGCCGCGTCGGGGCCCTCGCTCCACAGGCGTACCGGATCGGCGGGCAGCAGGGCCGCGACCACGGCGCGCCGGACGTCCGCGCCGAGGGCCTTGAGCTCGTCGCGGGCGCGGGCGGCGTCGGCGGCCTTGACGCCGAGGGCGGCGCGCACCTGCGCGGGCAGGAAGTTGCGGTCGTAGCTGTCGATGTGCGGGAGTCCCGCGATCACCAGGCGGGCGAGGGCGCCGGAGACCCCGGTGAGCCGGGAGAACTCCTCCGCTGCCTCCGGTCGGAAGGGCGCCGGGCCGTGCTCGGCGGCTGCGCCGAGGAAGGCGGTGAGCCAGCCGGGGTCCCGGTCGGGGTCGCCGAGGGGCGCCGTGCCGCGCACGGTGTAGGGGCCGGGGAGGGTGAAGCGGCCGGTGGGGTCGTGGAGGAGGGCGCCGAACTCGTGCCCGTCGGGCAGGGAGGTGCCGTACCCGGTCACCGCGAGGACGGCTCCGCCGCCGAGCGGCAGCAGGCTGCGGTGGTGGAGGTTGCGGTCGAGGCCGTCGGGGCCGCGCAGGTGGGCCTGGTCGAGGTGGGCCCGGACCTGGCGCCAGGCGCCGGCCGAGCCCTGTGCTGAGGCCATGCCGAGCGTGTCCACCTCGCCGAGGACGGTGAGGAGGGCGGCCCGCTGTACGTCGGTGGTCGTCGCGGCGACGGCCCGGTAGGCGGCGGCCGCGGGCCGGTCGAGCAGCGGCGTCCAGACGAAGTCGTAGTACGGCAGGCCGGGCGTGTCGAAGTGGAGCAGTCCGGGCACCACGGCGGCGTCGGTACCGGCGCGCGCGGCGCCGAGGAGGGTCAGGGTGTGGTGAGTGCCGTCGGTGTCACCGGCGTAGTGGTGGTGGGTGTGCTCCAGCAGCCCGCTGAGGGCTTCGCCGAGCAGTCGGTCGGCGGGTCCGGGCTCGCGGTCCGCTGCGGGTGCGGTGTCCGCGGCGAGCCGGGCGGCGATCCCGTCCAGGGCCTTCTGCTGGGTCAGGGCGAAGCGCAGGACCTCGACGATGCCGCCGATCAGCTTCGGATCGGTGACCTGCGGCAGGGCGGCGCTCACCAGGTCCGGCAGGTCGTCGGCCCTGGCCGCGGCGGCGGCCGCCTTCAGGAGGGCTCCGACGGTCTCGCGGTCGGCCGTGCGGAGCGCGGCCGAGCCCTGCGGGTCGCGGGGACGCAGCGCGTACCAGTGGGAGAGCGGCGGGAGGTCGACGCTGCCCGTGCCGAAGGGGGTGTCGTGGCGGTCCTGGCGGGTCTTGGCGGTGACGACGCCTTCGGGGTCGGTGAGAGCCAGTTCGCGCCAGCTGTGCGAGAGGGCGCGCGGCCGGTCGTCGCCCGGGAAGGTGAGGGCGGCCACCGGCTTGTTGCCGTCTTCGGGGACGGTGACGGTGCGTCCGGCCGTGTCGGTGCCGACCCAGCCGTTGCCGGGGAGGCGTACGGCGTGCCAGCCCAGGAGGCCGTCGGCGGGCGCGCCGAGCACGGAGCCCGCCACGGTGGGCGCGGGAAGCAGTCGGCTGGAGTGGCCGGACGAAGCGCTCCCGCCGTACGCCCTCGCGGTGTCGGCGAAGAACGCGGGCATGGAGGAGCGTCCACAGGCGCCGCTCGCCGGGTCGTACTCGAACCAGCCGCCCTCGTTGTCGTGGTCGCGCTGCCGCCACACCCAGTACGAGGTTCCGTCGGACAGGACCGGTCGCTCGTCGGGCAGCCGGGTGTCGCCGCGGTACAGGACTCCGCCACCGGTGGTGCGTCCGCCGCCGGGCAGCGGGAGGGAGAGGTGGTCGCTGCGCAGGGACCAGTAGGTCCGGTCGGCGTCCAGGGTGAAGACGGTGGCGGGCGAGGAGTGCCAGTAGCCCTCGGTCCGGTGCGAGCTCCAGTCGGCCCAGAAGACGAGCAGCTCGCCGTCGACGTAATGGAACCCCGTGCGGCGGTGGGATCCAGCCGGGATGCGCAGGTCGTGCGTGAGGACGGTCGAGTCGGCGTCGATGACGCGGACCTGGGCCGCGTTGGCGACGATCAGGTACGGCCAGGCCTCCACGACGGTGAGGCCGTGGCGGTCCCTGCCGGGGGTCAGTTCGCTGACGGCGCTCTCCCAGGCAGGCCAGGCCAGTTCCTCGAAGAGGCCGCCGCGCAGGGTGCGTGCGAGGGTTTCTCCCAGGTCGGTGGCGGCCGCGGCGGCGACCTCGTCGCGGGCCAGCAGCAGGGCCTCGGCGGGCAGCCAGGTCAGCCGGTCGATGGCGTCGGGGACCGCGGGCAGGCCTGCGGCAACGGAGGCGCGGGCGACCTCGCCCGTCCACTCGGCCAGCAGCGGGCGGGCGCCCGGCGAGGCGGCCACGCGGCGGACGACGTCGGTGCAGCCGCTGCCCAGGCTGTTCAGCGCCCGGCGGAAGGCCGGCTGGAAGCGCGGGTCCGCCGCCACCGCGGCCAGGTCGCGGCGCTCGTCGCGGTCGGACCAGTCCGACAGGTTCAGCGCGTCGTGGCGGTGCCGGGTGGTGTGGTCCTCGGGTGCGGCGACCGGGACGTCGAGGGTGAGAAGCAGGTCGAGGAGGTCGGCGTCCTGGACGCCGATGCGCAGGCCGCCCTCCCGCTCGGGCCGGGCGAGTTCGGCGCGCAGCTGCGGGGCGCAGCGCTCGACGACGTCGAGGAGGGCCGGGTGCGAGGGGCGGCGGCCCCAGCCGGAGTGGCGGGCGGCGTGGAAGCGCTCCAGCCAGCCGGAGGTGCCGTCGGTGCAGCGCTCCTCGTCGGGCAGGGTGGCGTCGGCCAGGCCGGCGGTGGCCCCGGACTCCTCCAGGACGTCCAGCCACAGGTCGGTGAGGTCGACGTCGCCGCCGGGCGGCGTCAGTGCCAGAAGTGTGCCGCGTACGGCGGGGATGCGGCGGGCGAGTGCGACGAGGGCGCCGCGGTGGGCCTTCCACCAGCCCAGCGCGGCGCGCAGGGTGGCGGGCAGGGGCAGCAGTTCGGCGAGGTAGTCCTGTTCGGGCTCGGTTCCGGTCAGGCCGGCGTTGCGGGCCAGGCGGCGCAGCTCGACGGCGGCCTGGGCGGAGGGCGGCAGGCCGCCCGCGGTGCGGCGTACGCACAGGCGGCGGAAGCGCTCGTATGCCTCGGCGGGACTGACCCGGCCCGCCAGGGCCTTGCCGTAGCCGGCGAGCACCTTCACCGGCAGGGCGCCGGCGAGCGCGAATTCGAGGAAGACGGAGTCGAGGCGGTCCTCGTCGACGGCCAGCCCGTAGCGGGCCTCGGCGGTACGGGCGCGGCCGAACAACTGGGCGGCGTAGGTGGTGTTCTCGACGCCGAGGAAGACGCGCGCGGCCTGCTCGTGGAAGAGGGGCAGGAAGTGCGGCACGGACGCGGCGAGGCGGTCGGCCAGTTCGGTGCACGCGTCGAGCGCGGCCTTGGGCTTGGTCTTGGCCTGGCGGGCGATCCGGTCGAGTTCGGGGACGACGGCGAGGGCGTGGTGTCCGTCCTCGGGGTGGTGCACGAGGACCCATTCGGGGAAGCCGAGTGCCTGGCGGCGGCTCAGGCCCACGACGGGCGGCTCGGCCTCGTCGCGTACCAGGCCCAGGAAGCCTGCGGCGAGGTCCTCGGCCGCGCCGAGTTCGGCGGCGGCGAGCCGGACGACGACGCGGCCCTCGTCGAGGCCCGGGTGCCGGTAGGTGCGAGCGGTCAGGTCGACGGCTCCGGCGCCCGCCCCGGTGGTGCCGTGGGGGAGGACCGCGCCGGCCTGCAGCAGCAGTTCGGTCTCGTTCGCCGCGGTGTCCTTCAGGTTCCTGCTCATGCGTCCCCGCCCTCCTCGATCTTGCGCCCGGCGTAGAGTGCCGCGGCCATGCGCATGCCCTCGGACCAGGCCACCGGTCCGACCTTGGTCAGCGGCAGCGCCCGGCCGTCCGCGTCGTGCCAACTCAGGGCGCCGGTGCTGGTCTCGTCGTCGTAGTAGGGCTCGCCGATCCAGACCGTCGCCTCCGTGCCGGTGCCGGCTCCGGCGTCGCGGACGCCGCAGGTGGCGTAGCCGCCGGAGACCCGGTAGCCGAGGGCGGTGGCGCGGGCGGCGAGGCTGAAGCGGGTGGGGAAGGCCCCGCCCGCGTAGTCGCGGACCTCGGTGGCCGTGGCGGCGACGTCGTGGGGCTTGCGCCAGGTGGCGCGGTGGATCTGCTCGACCTGCTGCACGATGCCCAGCTCGGCCGCGAACTCCCGTACGTCGTCGAGGTCGGGCAGCAGTACGGGGTGGGGCAGGGTCACGGTGCGCGGGGAGAGCCGGACGGTCTCGCCGTCCAGGTTGACCACCTTCAGCTCACCGGCCGCGGTGGCGTCCCGCAGGAAGCCCACCTCGCCGGGGTCGTCGCCGACGACCGCCAGGTCGCGCAGGGCCTTCTGCCAGGCCTCGTCGGGCCAGACCCGGGCGAGCAGTTCGGTCGGCACGGGCAGCGAGGAGACCATCCAGGCGTCGACCTGGGCGACGCAGGCCGCCTCGTGCCGGTCGAGCCATTCGGCGAGCCGGCGCAGCCGGTCGACCTCGGGATGGTCCTTCAGCGCCTTCGGCAGTGTTTTCAACTGCCGTCCCGCCGCCCGGCCGGTGACGGACCTCGCCGCCACCCGCCCCTCCACCAGGGCGATCTCGTACCCCTCGCCCGCCGCCAGCCATGCCATCAGACCGTGCCCCTCCGCCTGTCCGTACGTGTGCGCGCAGCCCTGACAGGGGGGTGCGAACCCCCTGAGCTGCGGATGTCGGGAGACTAGCGAGGGCCACTGACAACGGCCGTCGGAGGGGCACGCGGAGGTGGTTGTCCGGTTCTGGGTAGTCTTTCCCGGACAGTGGCGGAGCGGTATCGGCTCGTGGTGGGGTTATGGGACGTCAGATACATGTACCGGGTGCGCTGGTGGCGGCCCTTCTGCTGGCGGCCGCGGCCGGCTGCTCGGATCCGGGCACGCCGGGCGGCGGGGACCCGAAGCCGCAGCCGTCCGCCTCGCGGGCCGCGCCGCCGGCGGGCGCGCCGGCCGCAGGGGACGTGCTGCCCGGCATGGTCACCACTGCGGTGGCCCGTGGCCAACTGGCCGAGCTGAAGGTGGCTCCGGTGGGCACGATGGCCGGCTACAGCCGGGCGAAGTTCACGCACTGGGCCGAGCAGGGCAACAAGTGCGACACGCGCGAGACGGTGCTCAAGCGGGACGGTACCGAGGTGACGCAGGACGGCGAGTGCCGGGCCGTGTCCGGCACCTGGACGAGCCTGTACGACGGGGTGGTCGTCAACGACGCGTCCAAGATGGACATCGACCACATCGTGCCGCTCGCCGAGGGCTGGCGCTCCGGCGCATCCGGCTGGGATGCCGCTCGACGCAAGGCCTTCGCCAACGACCTGACCCACCCCCAGCTGCTGGCGGTCAGCGCGTCCTCCAACCGGTCGAAGGGCGATCAGAGCCCCGACCTGTGGCAGCCGCCGGACCGCTCCAGCTGGTGCCAGTACGGACGGGCCTGGACCACCGTCAAATCCACCTACGGGCTGACCGTCACCGAACCGGAGAAGAAGATGCTCACCACGATGCTGGACACCTGCACCTCATGACGGGGGCGGAGCACTGGCAGGATGACGTGCTCGCCGGACCGGGCGGAGCCATGACCGACGAGGTCGGCGTCGTCACCGGCCCGCTCACCCTGCGCACCACGGCCGCCGCCGGGGGCACGGTCCGGTTCGACGTCCAGTACAAGGACGCCGACGAGTGGTACACACTCACCGGCAGCCCCCGGCCCCACCACGGCGCCCCGGCCGCCCTGCACGCCGCGGCCCTCGCCGCGATCCGCGCGGGCGGCGCGGCCGAGGCGCCCGCCGCCGGCTCCGGAGGGGGCGGGGCCAGGCGGCTTCCGCCTACCGGAAGGTGACGTCCGAGCAGGAGTAGAACGCTTCCTCGCTCTGGAAGGAGCCGTCGGGCCGCTTCAGCCCGTGCCAGATCGTGTAGATCAGGTGCTTGCCC
This window encodes:
- a CDS encoding DUF5682 family protein, producing the protein MTHTDPRTAVDGLAAARAPFLIGVRHHSPALAAVVPALLDASGADAVCVELPADFQNWVEHLADPETVAPVALAGSGEDGRLAFYPFADFSPELAAIRWARRSGAVVLCCDLPLSDPGWTPRPAVPHPSSPADRPDTVPEASPRAADATSNAASRTVPVRATGTATRTDTAAESGGAPRPAGGFAAALTAAGTGRDGDDLWDRAVEVLAPGCSPEAVRRAALGVGWALREDGPVPARDLAREAHMHAVIAGAIAGGRRVAAVIGSFHAPALLGPEGNSTAVTAPAAGGEPAPEAGSTTGTEGAPGGAGPLGSGTAPSGSTGPGSAAGAGAPPAGPSATGGRPTPGRGPVGEASGRGSGGEAAVTSLVPYSFDLLDSRSGYPAGIRDPLWQQAVLEAGGDPERLREAASHAVTGLCRELRRAGHTAGTGEAAETLRLACDLAVLRGLPAPGRGELVEAVTTVLGQGEPLGRGRALAQALEAVLVGTGRGRITPHAPRSGLGPSVEAELAELRLPCPADPAPREIRLDPLRSALDGRREVLLQRLLVCGAAYGEPLTVAATGDGTALGTRWRLSWTPSVPARLDLTGVRGVTAAQAAAGTLGEDARRAAADGGPTPTQILTGLAAAARCDLPELVDVRLHEAATVLPQTAALPELLDALDLLEALHRGHLPGTSAASRAACAALTDDLLDAAVRSLPGLAGSEQPSDAAALVALADRAAAHHLGLRTDAALAALAASASPLMQGAAQAVRVLLDLDPAGALGDRAAGWIDGAGTADSRRALSRRLAGLLTAAGPLLQSSPAALTPLLDRVDHLADQDFLDRLPALRGGFDALAPAARDRLLDTVTERLGDRVDLALDAPPALLGLWAAADAAGLAALKALPLPPPRDPAAALPAVPAADSAALGAPPVRTSGSDAGQRRLAPADRWRLLLGRERDRLPAGARRYARALDELYGTGHGEGAGDLGTGRGPGRGGGQEASFPTARAWSQELEALFGADVREEVLAGAADAGRTDVLAQLDPAAVRPSVELLSSVLSLAGGLPEAQLARLRPLVKRLVDELSRELATRLRPSLSGLSTPRPTRRPGGALDLARTLRANLAQARRRADGTVVVVPERPVFSTRASREADWRLVLVVDVSGSMEASVIWSALTAAVLGGVPTLSTHFLAFSTQVVDLTDRVEDPLSLLLEVRVGGGTHIAAGLAHARSLITVPSRTLVVVVSDFEEGAPIGGLLGEVRALAASGAHLMGCAALDDTGHPRYSVPVARQLVAAGMPVAALSPLALARWVGDRLRGESR
- a CDS encoding AAA family ATPase — protein: MTVNAPSAPAARQVLPAEERHAAELAFLAAHDSGPRPPGWALTPRAVVTFVCGSDGTELTLPGRRAGLPAKLTVTPKFVGERALVERCVVTLAGERGLLLTGEPGTAKSMLSELLAAAVCGTSSLTVQGTAGTTEDAFRYGWNYALLLAQGPTPQALVDSPVLSAMRTGRVVRVEEITRCLPEVQDALVSILSDRRVSVPELTATEDAVVCAAPGFTVIATANLRDRGVSEMSAALKRRFNFETVAPIADADAEAVLIRRQAVAAVQRAGAAFGVDDAVLDALVTVFRDLRSGRSAEGWDVERPGTVMSTAEAVQVAASLGVAAAYLPDGDVLDLLPGHLLGVVRKDDPADHARLLGYWDGPVRRRAEDGSAMWRRLWDLRGSLR
- a CDS encoding DUF4132 domain-containing protein, whose protein sequence is MAWLAAGEGYEIALVEGRVAARSVTGRAAGRQLKTLPKALKDHPEVDRLRRLAEWLDRHEAACVAQVDAWMVSSLPVPTELLARVWPDEAWQKALRDLAVVGDDPGEVGFLRDATAAGELKVVNLDGETVRLSPRTVTLPHPVLLPDLDDVREFAAELGIVQQVEQIHRATWRKPHDVAATATEVRDYAGGAFPTRFSLAARATALGYRVSGGYATCGVRDAGAGTGTEATVWIGEPYYDDETSTGALSWHDADGRALPLTKVGPVAWSEGMRMAAALYAGRKIEEGGDA
- a CDS encoding HNH endonuclease family protein; the protein is MGRQIHVPGALVAALLLAAAAGCSDPGTPGGGDPKPQPSASRAAPPAGAPAAGDVLPGMVTTAVARGQLAELKVAPVGTMAGYSRAKFTHWAEQGNKCDTRETVLKRDGTEVTQDGECRAVSGTWTSLYDGVVVNDASKMDIDHIVPLAEGWRSGASGWDAARRKAFANDLTHPQLLAVSASSNRSKGDQSPDLWQPPDRSSWCQYGRAWTTVKSTYGLTVTEPEKKMLTTMLDTCTS